In Streptomyces camelliae, the sequence TTCCCGGGTCGACCCGGCGGCCGTCGGCATCCCCACCGACAGCCGCCGCCGGGTCGAAGGGCTGCGCCGCGAAGAGGTCGCGCACCTGTCCGGAGTCAGCGTCGACTACTACGTACGCCTGGAGCAGGGCCGCGCGACCCAGCCCTCCGAGCAGGTCCTCGACGCGCTCGCCCGCGTCCTCGGCCTCGACGAGACCGAACGCGGGCACCTCGACCGGCTCGCCCGGCAGCGCCGCCGCCGCGCGAAGACGCCGGGCGGGCGGGTTCGGCCGGAACTGCTGCGCGTCCTCGACCTGGTCGCCGACGCACCCGCGCTGATCATGGACCACCGCCTGGACGTGCTCGCCGGGAACCGGCTCGCCGGGCTCCTCTTCGGCCGGCCGATGCCGGGCCTGAACACCGCCCGGCACATCTTCCTTGAGGAGGCCGAGCGCGGTCTTTACGCGGACTGGGAGAAATGCACCCTCGACGTGGTCGGGCACCTGCGCCTGGCCGCCGGGAAATACCCCGAGGACCCCCAGCTGGCCTCGCTCATCGGCGAGCTGGCGATGGGCAGCGAGCGCTTTCGCCGCCTGTGGGCCCGCGCGGACGTGCGCGCCCGCACACATGGACGCAAGGCGTACCGGCACCCGCTGGTCGGACTGCTGGAACTGCACCAGGAGAACTTCGCACTACCGGATGAATCAGGCATCGAGCTACTCGTGCTGTCCGCGGCCCCCGGCAGCCCCGCCAAGGACGGGCTGCGCCTGCTCGCAGGCCTGGGCACAGACAGCGGTGACACGCATCCCACAGTGAACGCCCAGGTACGCGAGTACCCACAGCCCGGAACGCCTCAGCACTGACGGTTTTCCGGTCCCCGGACCACTGTGCGGCTGGTCACGATCCTGCTGGCCTATTGCGTGACACTGGTGAGCTCGCTTGGAACTCCGAACAAAATGAGATGAAGGACGGCCTCAGGTCGGGCGAGGATCGCTCGGTACTCTCCGACGAAAGGGCAGCCATGGGCGACAGTCCCCCGAGGGAGCTCATCTCGCTCGCTGATGACGAGGGCAGCAGCGTCTCGGTCAACGTTCTGGGGCGTAGCCCCAGGTGGACCGCCGGGCTCGACGCGGAGATCGTCGTCAAGACGCCCTTCGTGTCCGGCCGTATCGACCTGGCGCTGTACGTTGCGAGGTTGGAGAGCTGGGCCGATGCACTGGACCGGCTTGACGCCGGCGAAGACGTGGCCTGGATGGAGATGAGCAGCGGGCCGTCCATCTTCGTCCAGCTCACAGGCGAGCGTGACTGCCCGGAGGTGGTAGTGGAGGACGAGTCCGGGTCCATGGTGACCGTGCGGGTCCCGCTCGTCCCGCCGGACGACTGGATTGCTGATCATCGCCAGCGTCTGCGCCAGGTGATGGATCACTGGGTTCCGATGCTGTCAGGGTAGGGAGACAAGTCGCCGCCAGCAGATGAGGGCGCATCCGAGAATCAGGAAGGCTTCGTGGATGCGGAATGAGCCGCGTTGACGTCGTTGCGGTTGCCGCCGGTCAGGGTGACGGCGAGCGGGATGCCGGTGCGTCGGTGATCAGACATCCGATGGGGTTAAGCGGTCAAGCTGCGGCAATGAGGATGGGTTCGGGGCGGGTGGGGAAGGCGATGGCTTCGTCGTAGCGGACGTGCTTGTCGAGGCAGTGGTGCAGGCACCCGATCATGCGGTTGAAGAGATTGCGCATGGCTGCGATGTGTCGGTCGCCATTGATACGTCTGCGGTCGTAGTGGGCCCTGGCGCCCTTTGAGACCGTCAGGGAAGCGAATGCCCAGACGTAGCCGGCGGCAGCGAGACGCTGGTTCTTGATCCGGCGGGCCTTGACGGAAACGCTCTTGCCGGATGCCCGGGTCACCGGTGCAGCTCCGGCGTAGGACTTGAGGGCCCTGGCATCGGCAAAGCGGGATCGGTCGTCTCCGATCTCGGCGAGCACACGGGCGCCGGTGAGGGAGCCGAGTCCTGGGAAGCTGGTGATGATGTCGGCGTCCGGGTGTGCCTCAAAAGCCTCCACCGCAGCCTCGGCGAGCCCGTCCGCGCGGGTGCAGGCGGCGTCCAGCTTCCGCAGCAGTGTCAGGGCCTGGTGGGCCATCGCGTTTTCGACCAGCAGGAGTTGGCGCATTTGAGGGGCGCGTAGGACCGCGTGCAGGCGCGTGACCTCGGCCTCGATCCCGCGTTGGCGTCCGGCCTTCTTCAGTGCGGCCCGCAGCTGGGTCTTGGTCAGCCGGACGGCGCGGGCCGGGGTGGGTGCGGCTGCCAGCAGCGCGCGGGCGACGGATGAGCACAGGCCGCCGGGGATCGGCTGGACGGCGGCGAGGTAGCCGGGGAAGTATTCGCGTAGGTGGGACCGGAGTTTGTTGGCAGCCTGGGTGCGGTCCCAGACGGCGTCTTGCTGGGCGCGAGCCAAGACGGCGATGGCCTGGGCGAGTTCGGTGTCGGCAGGCAGCGTTCGGTGCGCTGCGGCGTCGGTGCGCAAGATATTGGCGAGGACCATGGCACCGAGGTGGTCTGACTTCTTGCGTGCGATGGTGTGGCGATCACGGTAACGGGACGCTGCCATCGGATTGATCGCATAGACGGGGCATCCGGTGGCTCGCAGGCAGGCCACCAACAGTCCTCGGGATGTCTCGATGGCCGCCGGTATGCGGGTTTCCGGGGTGTCCCCGTGTTCGGCCAGGAGGTCCAGCAGTTGCTGGAGGCCGGTGGCGTCGTCGGCGATCCTGGCCCGGGCGACCAGCCTGCCGTCAGCGTCGACGAGGGCGACGTCATGGTGGTCGCCGGCCCAGTCGATACCGCAGAAGATGCTCATGAGGTTGTCTCGCGCCCTTCCTGTCAGTTGCCCCTCGCGCTTGCTGGCCCACAGCCGTGCAGGCACGCGACTCCCTCATGGAAGGGCTCTGACGGCCCAGCATCCGATTAGCCGTTCGTGACCCCAGCTACCCAGGTCCTCTGTCTTTTCAGGAGCTTGAAGGCTCCCGGTGAGCTGGGAGGTGTTCCTCGCGAACGGCTCAGACCACGAACATCCTCGACTCGGTTGCAGGCGCACGACGAAATCGTGAAGACGGACGAGGGCATCCGACGGGCCTCGGGCCGGTCCGGCGGCACCGAGGGCGGTCTGTCCACGGGCGAACTGCTGCGCGCGCGGGCCGCGATGAAGCCGATCGCGACCGTGCTGCGCGCCCTGAAGACGGTCGACGTGAGCAGCGGCGAGGCGGCACAGGTGCACCACCAGCGCTCCGACGTCTCCGCAGTGGTAGCCGCCGGCATCGTCGCCGAGGCCATGGTCGCGCTGGTGCTGGCCGACGCGGTCTCGGACGGGAGGGCGAGCGGAAGCTTCGCGTGGCGCCGGCGAGACCCGGCGCTGATCGCGGGCCGGTCGTGCTCCGTCGGCCAGGGCCACGCTCGGGCACGTCCGACACCTTACGAGGATGTTCGCAGTTGAAGTTGGAGGTGGCTCCGGTGAGGGGCGCCGATGGAATTCGCGCTATCCCTGTGCGCTGACGGCGCGGGCAGCCTGGATGTCGGCAAGGTAGTTTTCGGCCCACCGGCACACTTCGGTCAGCAGCGGGGAAAGGGACTCTCCGAGAGCGGTGAGTGAGTACTCGACGTGGGGCGGTACGACGGGGAACGCGACCCGTCGGACGAGCCCGTCGGTTTCCAGGGAGCGCAGCGTCTGGGTGAGCATCTTCTGGCTGATCCCGCCGATGGCTCGTCGCAGTTCGGCGTGGCGGAGGGTACGACCTCGCAGCGCATACAGGATCAGGGCGCTCCATTTGTCGGCGATCAGGTCGAGTACCTCCCGTGAGCCGCAGTTCGGGTCGAACACGTCAGGTTCCATCGGGCCCCCTTGGACAGGCACCAAATGGTGCGTACTTCCGCGCACGACGGTATCCGCCTACGGTCCCGTACATCAGCTGCCCAACCGAATCCGGGGAACCAGATGTCCGACCTGACCATCCATACGCACACCGCCGGTGAGGCCGGACTGTACGTGAACTCCTTACCTGGTGGAGACCGCTCAGGGTGTCGTCGTGGTGGACACCAGCCTGCTCAACTCCGACATCGCCGCGCTGGAGGCGCGCCTGGTGGCGCTGGACAAGCCGCTGCTCGGCGTGTTCGTCACCCACGCCCACCCCGACCACTTCAACGGCGTGCATGCCCTGGTCGCCGACCGCCGGGACGTCCCGGTCTACGCGACCGCGGGGGTTGCCAAGACGATCGGGGAAATCGCCGACGCCAAGCGCGCACAGTGGGGACCGTCTACGGTGACCAGTGGCCGACGGTGACCACGTACCCGACCGTCGAGTTGGCCGATCGTGGCCAGGTCGTCCTGGACGGCGTGACGTACACGGCCAGGGAGCTCGGGGCGGCGGAGAGCCACGCCGACAGCATCTTCCTGGTCCAGCCGGTCGATGGGCGACCGGTCGCCTTCATCGGCGACCTCGCCTTCCACGCCGTCCACTCCTACACGGCAGACGGGCACGGTGCTCAGTGGCTGGATGTCCTGGACCAGCTGAGCGGTGAGCTGGCCGAGGTCACCCTGCTGTTCCCAGGACACGGAGCGCCGGGTGGGCCGGAGTTGTTCGCCGCACAGCGCCAGTACCTGCTGTTCTACCGGGAGGTGGTACGCCGGATCGCTGGTGGTCGGCTCACCCTCGATGACGCGGCCAGGGCCGAGCTGGAGCGCACGATGCAGGAATTCCTCCCGGACGCGCCGCTGACCTGGATGATTGGCCTGGGCGCCGACGCTGCAGCCGCTGAACTGGCCACAGCCGCACAGTGATTTCGCACGAGAGGGAACGAACACATGAAGATCGCGGTACTGGGCACGGGTGAGGTCGGGCGAAGGCTCGCCACCAAGCTCGCCTCCCTGGGGCATGAAGTCACGATCGGCTCCAGGACGGCGGACAACGCCGAAGCCAAGCAGTGGGCCGCGGACAACGGCGGCGCGCATGGCACCTTCGCCGACGCGGCCGGCGCTGCCGAACTGGTGGTGAACGCGACTGGCGGCCTGGTCTCACTCGCCGTGCTGGAAGCCGCGGGTGCCGACAATCTCCGCGGCAAGGTGCTTGTCGACGTGTCCAACGCACTTGACTTCTCCAGCGGGTTCCCGCCCAAGGTCGTCACTCCGGACGGCGGCAGCCTCGCCGAGCAACTCCAAAAGGCGTTCCCTGAAACGCGAATCGTCAAGACCCTCAACACGATGAACAATACGGTCATGGTCGAGCCCAGCCGGGTCCCCGGCCACCACAACGTCTTCCTCAGCGGCAACGACGAGCACGCCAAGGCTGAGGTGGCAGCTCTTCTGCGGTCCTTCGGCTGGGCCTCCGCCCAGATCACAGACCTCGGGGATCTGTCCAGCGCCCGTGCGACGGAACTGCTCATGCCGCTGTGGCTGCGGCTGTACGGGGTCCTTGGCCCTGTGGACTTCAACATCTCGGTCGTCACCGCATAGCCCGCGCAAGTCTCGGGCACACCCCAGGGTTCGGGGTCGGCTGAGGACCGATCGTCGCCAAGCGCAAGGACGGATCCAAGGTGACTCCCGTCCCTTCGGTCGGCCGCCAAGGCATCCGTGACGTGGGTAGGGCCGTACGGGTTCATGGGATATGTCGTCTCAATGAGCCCGTACGGCCTTGTCTCACTCCGCCTTCACGGGCCTGTCCCGTGCCCATCTTGGCGTTTTGATCGAGGAGTTGGCCGCCCCGTGGTCAGCTCAGCGCGAGGGTCGCCTGCACGAGCGACGTCAGGGTGAACGCCGTCGGGCCGCTGGTGCGGGCCGCCGGTACGAGCTGGTCTTCGTCGACCGGGTGCTGGTCACCCTCGCGTACCTGCGGCTGGACCTCACCCACGCGGCCCTGGCAGAGCTGTTCGACGTCGACCGCTGCACCGTGACCAAGGCCATCGGCGAGATCCGGCCGCTGCCGGCCGCCCGCGGCTGCGCCACCCCCATCGGGGCTCGCCTGCGCACTCTGGCCGATGTCTTCGCCTACGCCCAGGCCGAAGGCGTGCGCCTGCGGTGGGACGGCACCGAGATCCAGGTCCGCCGACCCACAGCCCACCAGCCCGGACGGCGCCGATTCGTCTCAGGCAAGCGGCGGCAGAACACCCATAAATGCACCGTCGCTTCCGACAGCGAGGGCCGCCCGCTGTGGGTCGGCGCCCACCGGCAGGGCCGGATGCACGACCAAACCGCACTCAAGACTGAAGGAATCGAGGACCTGCTCACCCAGTTCCCCCAGGTCGAACGATCCATGGACTCCGGCTACTGGGGCCTGGCCGGGCTCGCCCCGCAACGGATCGTGGTCCCGCCGCCCAAGCCCGGCAAGGGCCCTACCGCAGAGGAGACCGCCACCCACGAGCGCGAGCGACGACATCAGTCGTCGGAGCGGATCTGCGTCGAGCATGCCATCGCCGAGACGAAGACCTGGAGGGTCCTCAAGCGCTACCACGGCAAGCGGGAGCACCTGGCCCAGATCATCGACGCCGTCGCAAGCCTGGCCTCTGACCTGGCCGCCCGCCGCTGATCACCTAACCGGCGACCCGCCAGGCCAACACGTCCCAAACTCACATGCGAACATCGTCGTTAGGTCTGGTCTCAAGGCATCAGGTGGCACGTGAGTCGGACAGGCCGCCGCTGAGAGGCAGGTACGTCAACTACGACACGGCCGCCGAGGCATTCGTGATCTTCCCTGGAGGTCTTCCGCCACCCCGCGGACAGGCCGAAGGTCGCCACGCGGCACAGGCCCATGGCCGCTCCATCGGCATCCCCGAAGCACAACTGGACTGGCAAGACCGACCCCACCGGGGAAACCGGACTTCCCTCAGAACGAGCTGACCCGAGGGCGATGGTCCACTCCCGCACCTCGCCCCCGTCCACCACCTGCATACCTCGCAAGACAACGCGTCGGTTGAACACCCATCGGACCGGCCACCGGCCACCACACCGGGCGGAGACACACGGAATAATGTCCGATTTGGTCCCATATATCGGAAAGTCCCGTTAAGGCGCGATTTAAG encodes:
- a CDS encoding helix-turn-helix transcriptional regulator, which gives rise to MDDLAGFLRTRRSRVDPAAVGIPTDSRRRVEGLRREEVAHLSGVSVDYYVRLEQGRATQPSEQVLDALARVLGLDETERGHLDRLARQRRRRAKTPGGRVRPELLRVLDLVADAPALIMDHRLDVLAGNRLAGLLFGRPMPGLNTARHIFLEEAERGLYADWEKCTLDVVGHLRLAAGKYPEDPQLASLIGELAMGSERFRRLWARADVRARTHGRKAYRHPLVGLLELHQENFALPDESGIELLVLSAAPGSPAKDGLRLLAGLGTDSGDTHPTVNAQVREYPQPGTPQH
- a CDS encoding DUF5959 family protein encodes the protein MKDGLRSGEDRSVLSDERAAMGDSPPRELISLADDEGSSVSVNVLGRSPRWTAGLDAEIVVKTPFVSGRIDLALYVARLESWADALDRLDAGEDVAWMEMSSGPSIFVQLTGERDCPEVVVEDESGSMVTVRVPLVPPDDWIADHRQRLRQVMDHWVPMLSG
- a CDS encoding IS110 family transposase, with the protein product MSIFCGIDWAGDHHDVALVDADGRLVARARIADDATGLQQLLDLLAEHGDTPETRIPAAIETSRGLLVACLRATGCPVYAINPMAASRYRDRHTIARKKSDHLGAMVLANILRTDAAAHRTLPADTELAQAIAVLARAQQDAVWDRTQAANKLRSHLREYFPGYLAAVQPIPGGLCSSVARALLAAAPTPARAVRLTKTQLRAALKKAGRQRGIEAEVTRLHAVLRAPQMRQLLLVENAMAHQALTLLRKLDAACTRADGLAEAAVEAFEAHPDADIITSFPGLGSLTGARVLAEIGDDRSRFADARALKSYAGAAPVTRASGKSVSVKARRIKNQRLAAAGYVWAFASLTVSKGARAHYDRRRINGDRHIAAMRNLFNRMIGCLHHCLDKHVRYDEAIAFPTRPEPILIAAA
- a CDS encoding winged helix-turn-helix transcriptional regulator, with the protein product MEPDVFDPNCGSREVLDLIADKWSALILYALRGRTLRHAELRRAIGGISQKMLTQTLRSLETDGLVRRVAFPVVPPHVEYSLTALGESLSPLLTEVCRWAENYLADIQAARAVSAQG
- a CDS encoding MBL fold metallo-hydrolase — protein: METAQGVVVVDTSLLNSDIAALEARLVALDKPLLGVFVTHAHPDHFNGVHALVADRRDVPVYATAGVAKTIGEIADAKRAQWGPSTVTSGRR
- a CDS encoding NADPH-dependent F420 reductase yields the protein MKIAVLGTGEVGRRLATKLASLGHEVTIGSRTADNAEAKQWAADNGGAHGTFADAAGAAELVVNATGGLVSLAVLEAAGADNLRGKVLVDVSNALDFSSGFPPKVVTPDGGSLAEQLQKAFPETRIVKTLNTMNNTVMVEPSRVPGHHNVFLSGNDEHAKAEVAALLRSFGWASAQITDLGDLSSARATELLMPLWLRLYGVLGPVDFNISVVTA
- a CDS encoding transposase family protein, which codes for MIEELAAPWSAQREGRLHERRQGERRRAAGAGRRYELVFVDRVLVTLAYLRLDLTHAALAELFDVDRCTVTKAIGEIRPLPAARGCATPIGARLRTLADVFAYAQAEGVRLRWDGTEIQVRRPTAHQPGRRRFVSGKRRQNTHKCTVASDSEGRPLWVGAHRQGRMHDQTALKTEGIEDLLTQFPQVERSMDSGYWGLAGLAPQRIVVPPPKPGKGPTAEETATHERERRHQSSERICVEHAIAETKTWRVLKRYHGKREHLAQIIDAVASLASDLAARR